In Candidatus Zixiibacteriota bacterium, the following are encoded in one genomic region:
- a CDS encoding SIMPL domain-containing protein produces the protein MNIKTSVILALGIAMGGFLLGWKIYQSRVTQDSIRVVGAATKRVEADIVKWRLTIARTATEQAISDGYRRIHDDVRGTIDHLKSQGVTDDQITIQSINTFPQYGPGGQKSGYNIQQSILIVSSRVADIERLAVDPKSILGEGIILDNSRLEYFLSDLPKIKKQLLAEAMRDARARADEIAAASGVSIRKLLNSSVGVFQITEPFSTEVSDYGMYNTSTRQKDITVTVRASFLIE, from the coding sequence ATGAACATCAAGACAAGCGTGATCCTGGCCTTGGGCATTGCGATGGGCGGCTTCCTGCTGGGGTGGAAGATCTACCAATCGCGGGTGACCCAGGATAGCATCCGGGTTGTTGGCGCGGCCACCAAGCGTGTCGAGGCCGACATTGTGAAATGGCGTCTGACCATCGCTCGCACTGCCACCGAGCAGGCGATCTCCGACGGATACCGTCGCATCCACGATGACGTGCGCGGCACCATCGATCATCTGAAATCGCAGGGCGTGACCGACGACCAGATCACGATACAGTCGATCAACACGTTCCCGCAATACGGTCCGGGAGGGCAGAAGAGCGGCTACAACATCCAGCAGTCGATTCTGATCGTCTCGAGTCGGGTTGCGGATATCGAGAGACTGGCGGTCGATCCCAAGTCGATCCTTGGCGAGGGGATCATCCTGGACAACTCCCGTCTCGAGTACTTCCTCTCCGATCTGCCGAAGATCAAGAAGCAGTTGCTCGCCGAGGCGATGAGAGACGCGCGGGCGCGCGCCGATGAGATTGCCGCGGCTTCCGGAGTCTCAATTCGCAAGCTGCTGAATTCCTCGGTCGGTGTCTTCCAGATTACCGAGCCATTCTCCACCGAGGTCTCCGATTACGGGATGTACAACACCTCGACCCGGCAGAAGGACATCACGGTTACGGTGCGGGCGAGTTTCCTGATTGAATAG